In Paroedura picta isolate Pp20150507F chromosome 1, Ppicta_v3.0, whole genome shotgun sequence, the following are encoded in one genomic region:
- the LOC143839761 gene encoding uncharacterized protein LOC143839761 isoform X3: MHVAEERASSSPPGAGHEPLEELLTYDDLFLECFNAFLALPVFPLRLHYDRLTGWLQELDGFLLNSSSHLETGSRSLCYGATDAERERALDWLSRERFIQFKRTVFYLEYKLAKLLICPLDENYPESRYELGGYSRQSDSVAVSSLPSHPSTARQPTGIPSHVLLRLPSQTRSSPACLGRFTRFSGQIPIQISMEFPGILSLGQFPVTEHLSGLRFKSLLSDSSVERANGRLMSGFTTADEPVISPVPLSRATHNSLPDQEVTELQVDWSCEKKFSEPRKVLQFDLNNANNLEEGQLSYGLRSANLQQLKETIFGTKAGMNSFREFLCGTLGIYLLDFWIDCEDFLEHTRHLEARATPQETQLFYFSALRSIQAKYKLTVPPASHEPFGEAAGIQETAFAAMSRKQYAALRRLRSYWVPRFLIHHQRTRQFRMGEDSGSHIEEEPSPSPSFLSSPNIAAPFSVVGSQKGMLNYIKRSKDWRCDQVSKKKGKSKSRSTKQHDLPQDPYEMLTINRFLQVLMCDLGDGDCFLHYLTRFEDPDKVHNLLLWRNLKLYEAACEQQASQSELHHIAWQIFHIFLAPHAGCSTGLNSCMSEYIQNLERLLCFGCGDLTASTFELLSHYALAVLGGVWLQYLRHEVATFLEDCVPASYFDTQNSGSKNGRVKLETNDSTKKRPSRDAWVHDVEGRGMHRKRHRKKAALKPQHTGGTGQETEEKSPTPRSQQAGSAADHETRERSPTPENAPDLLGNMVVLKVYKKAAQKMQDLELQKILRLLQEIEACWSEPQSKKDLSCVLKLLNTWDQLGGTGSRACFPEDLKMRLKEELAQGEISVCSWNEIRKAMRSFIAPAFEKFWEEVSEGLKKHGVQPCQLTEERWCKLEPFLNMIAAKVALRSLKKQKAKDGSAATAKPTKEDKASFWQALRCAAEGWPTLEVLHFLKHLQVHGPPVLENGLHFLLEVEKFKNAHHAWPDLDLLKKKVMVIHDCFLASQIEPRLQVALDAQRLRRAIQAAEKARQKEIPVAPPSLFDELKSSVCNILLPYWAAFQKNWVQRSPASAQKAPGYQQRRHEPE, from the exons GGAATACAAACTGGCAAAGCTGCTGATATGTCCGCTGGATGAGAACTACCCAGAGAGCCGCTATGAACTTGGTGGCTACAGTCGCCAGTCTGACAGTGTGGCAGTCTCCAGTCTCCCCAGTCATCCATCAACAGCGAGACAGCCCACTGGCATCCCAAGTCACGTGCTACTAAGATTGCCTAGTCAAACTCGGAGCAGCCCAGCTTGCTTAG GCCGCTTCACAAGATTTTCTGGCCAAATTCCCATTCAGATCTCCATGGAGTTCCCCGGCATCTTGAGCTTGGGCCAGTTTCCAGTTACAGAACATTTGAGTGGGTTGCGGTTCAAGAGTCTGCTGTCTGACTCCAGTGTCGAAAGGGCAAACG GAAGGCTCATGAGTGGCTTTACTACTGCCGATGAACCAGTGATCTCTCCAGTTCCGCTGAGCAGAGCTACTCATAACTCCTTACCTGATCAAGAGGTCACTGAGCTTCAAGTGGATTG GAGCTGTGAGAAGAAATTCTCGGAACCCAGAAAGGTTTTACAGTTTGACCTGAATAATGCAAATAACCTTGAGGAAGGGCAATTGTCTTATGGCCTTAGAAGTGCTAATCTGCAGCAGCTGAAAGAAACCATCTTTGGCACT AAAGCTGGCATGAACAGTTTCAGGGAGTTCCTCTGTGGCACACTTGGGATCTACTTGCTAGACTTCTGGATTGACTGTGAGGACTTCCTGGAGCATACCAGGCACCTGGAGGCCAGAGCTACACCACAGGAGACCCAGCTGTTCTATTTCAGCGCTCTCCG AAGCATTCAGGCCAAGTACAAGCTGACAGTGCCTCCTGCCTCTCAC GAGCCATTTGGAGAAgctgcaggcatccaggagacaGCTTTTGCTGCCATGAGCAGGAAAcagtatgctgctttgagacgcctgcgCTCCTACTGGGTCCCTCGGTTTCTCATCCATCATCAGAGGACAAGGCAGTTCAG GATGGGAGAAGATTCAGGTTCCCACATTGAGGAGGAGCCTAGCCCAAGTCCTAGCTTCCTGTCCTCTCCTAACATAGCAGCACCGTTTTCTGTTGTGGGTAGCCAAAAGGGCATGTTGAATTATATTAAAAGAAGCAAAGACTGGAGATGTGATCAG GTAtctaagaagaaaggaaaaagcaaATCTAGATCTACGAAACAGCATGACCTCCCACAGGATCCCTATGAAATGCTGACAATCAACCGGTTTCTCCAGGTATTGATGTGTGATCTGGGGGATGGCGACTGCTTTCTTCATTACTTGACTCG ATTTGAAGATCCTGATAAGGTCCATAATCTGTTGTTGTGGAGGAACTTGAAGTTATATGAGGCTGCATGTGAGCAACAGGCAAGCCAGTCTGAACTCCACCATATCGCCTGGCAGATATTTCATATCTTCCTGGCACCTCATGCTGGATGCAGTACAG GGCTTAACTCCTGTATGTCAGAATACATCCAGAATCTTGAGAGGCTGCTTTGCTTTGGCTGTGGAGACCTGACAGCTTCCACTTTTGAACTACTCTCTCACTATGCACTTGCTGTTTTGGGTGGAGTGTGGCTCCAGTACCTTCGTCACGAAGTAGCAACTTTCCTAGA GGATTGTGTACCAGCATCTTACTTTGATACCCAAAATAGTGGGAGCAAAAATGGTAGAGTAAAACTGGAGACAAATGACAG CACAAAGAAGAGGCCTAGTCGGGATGCTTGGGTTCATGATGTGGAAGGCAGAGGGATGCACAGGAAAAGGCACAGGAAGAAGGCAGCCCTCAAGCCTCAGCACACAGGTGGTACCGGCCAAGAGACCGAAGAaaagtccccaacccccagatcACAACAAGCAGGCAGTGCTGCTGACCATGAAACCAGAGAAAGGTCACCGACCCCTGAAAATGCACCAGATCTCCTTGGCAACATGGTTGTGTTAAAGGTTTATAAGAAGGCAGCTCAAAAAATGCAGGATTTGGAGCTGCAAAAGATCCTGAGGCTGTTGCAAGAAATAGAGGCTTGTTGGAGTGAACCACAGAGCAAGAAGGACCTGTCCTGTGTGCTGAAACTTCTAAATACTTGGGACCAGCTTGGGGGCACTGGATCAAGAGCTTGTTTCCCAGAAGACCTGAAGATGAGGCTCAAGGAAGAGCTGGCCCAGGGAGAAATAAGTGTCTGCAGCTGGAATGAAATCAGAAAGGCCATGCGTTCGTTTATTGCACCTGCTTTTGAGAAGTTTTGGGAAGAGGTGAGTGAGGGGCTGAAGAAGCATGGGGTACAACCCTGTCAACTTACAGAGGAACGCTGGTGTAAGCTGGAGCCATTTCTAAACATGATCGCTGCCAAAGTAGCTCTTAGGAGTTTAAAGAAGCAGAAAGCTAAGGATGGATCAGCAGCCACTGCTAAGCCTACTAAGGAAGACAAAGCCTCTTTTTGGCAGGCCCTGAGGTGCGCTGCAGAAGGTTGGCCCACCCTGGAGGTGCTCCACTTCCTCAAACATCTCCAGGTACATGGTCCTCCCGTGCTGGAGAATGGCCTGCATTTTCTTTTGGAGGTGGAGAAATTCAAGAACGCCCATCACGCCTGGCCTGACTTGGATCTACTGAAAAAAAAGGTCATGGTGATTCATGACTGCTTCCTTGCTTCTCAGATTGAACCCCGGCTGCAG GTTGCATTAGATGCTCAGAGGCTGAGGAGAGCCATCCAGGCAGCTGAGAAGGCCCGCCAGAAGGAGATTCCAGTGGCCCCGCCAAGCTTGTTTGACGAGCTGAAGAGTTCAGTCTGCAACATCTTGTTGCCCTATTGGGCTGCCTTCCAAAAGAACTGGGTCCAGCGCTCCCCCGCAAGTGCACAGAAAGCACCAG gaTATCAACAAAGAAGGCATGAGCCAGAGTAA
- the LOC143839761 gene encoding uncharacterized protein LOC143839761 isoform X1, which translates to MHVAEERASSSPPGAGHEPLEELLTYDDLFLECFNAFLALPVFPLRLHYDRLTGWLQELDGFLLNSSSHLETGSRSLCYGATDAERERALDWLSRERFIQFKRTVFYLEYKLAKLLICPLDENYPESRYELGGYSRQSDSVAVSSLPSHPSTARQPTGIPSHVLLRLPSQTRSSPACLGRFTRFSGQIPIQISMEFPGILSLGQFPVTEHLSGLRFKSLLSDSSVERANGRLMSGFTTADEPVISPVPLSRATHNSLPDQEVTELQVDWSCEKKFSEPRKVLQFDLNNANNLEEGQLSYGLRSANLQQLKETIFGTKAGMNSFREFLCGTLGIYLLDFWIDCEDFLEHTRHLEARATPQETQLFYFSALRSIQAKYKLTVPPASHEPFGEAAGIQETAFAAMSRKQYAALRRLRSYWVPRFLIHHQRTRQFRMGEDSGSHIEEEPSPSPSFLSSPNIAAPFSVVGSQKGMLNYIKRSKDWRCDQVSKKKGKSKSRSTKQHDLPQDPYEMLTINRFLQVLMCDLGDGDCFLHYLTRFEDPDKVHNLLLWRNLKLYEAACEQQASQSELHHIAWQIFHIFLAPHAGCSTGLNSCMSEYIQNLERLLCFGCGDLTASTFELLSHYALAVLGGVWLQYLRHEVATFLEDCVPASYFDTQNSGSKNGRVKLETNDSTKKRPSRDAWVHDVEGRGMHRKRHRKKAALKPQHTGGTGQETEEKSPTPRSQQAGSAADHETRERSPTPENAPDLLGNMVVLKVYKKAAQKMQDLELQKILRLLQEIEACWSEPQSKKDLSCVLKLLNTWDQLGGTGSRACFPEDLKMRLKEELAQGEISVCSWNEIRKAMRSFIAPAFEKFWEEVSEGLKKHGVQPCQLTEERWCKLEPFLNMIAAKVALRSLKKQKAKDGSAATAKPTKEDKASFWQALRCAAEGWPTLEVLHFLKHLQVHGPPVLENGLHFLLEVEKFKNAHHAWPDLDLLKKKVMVIHDCFLASQIEPRLQVALDAQRLRRAIQAAEKARQKEIPVAPPSLFDELKSSVCNILLPYWAAFQKNWVQRSPASAQKAPVLRNQLLLQKRRAKFNTPWRPPQSLLLPPCQPPAGVQRAQDGFTYSFSISRGLMLKDINKEGMSQSKTSSLFGNRKRSTEYPFPSLSSVPALI; encoded by the exons GGAATACAAACTGGCAAAGCTGCTGATATGTCCGCTGGATGAGAACTACCCAGAGAGCCGCTATGAACTTGGTGGCTACAGTCGCCAGTCTGACAGTGTGGCAGTCTCCAGTCTCCCCAGTCATCCATCAACAGCGAGACAGCCCACTGGCATCCCAAGTCACGTGCTACTAAGATTGCCTAGTCAAACTCGGAGCAGCCCAGCTTGCTTAG GCCGCTTCACAAGATTTTCTGGCCAAATTCCCATTCAGATCTCCATGGAGTTCCCCGGCATCTTGAGCTTGGGCCAGTTTCCAGTTACAGAACATTTGAGTGGGTTGCGGTTCAAGAGTCTGCTGTCTGACTCCAGTGTCGAAAGGGCAAACG GAAGGCTCATGAGTGGCTTTACTACTGCCGATGAACCAGTGATCTCTCCAGTTCCGCTGAGCAGAGCTACTCATAACTCCTTACCTGATCAAGAGGTCACTGAGCTTCAAGTGGATTG GAGCTGTGAGAAGAAATTCTCGGAACCCAGAAAGGTTTTACAGTTTGACCTGAATAATGCAAATAACCTTGAGGAAGGGCAATTGTCTTATGGCCTTAGAAGTGCTAATCTGCAGCAGCTGAAAGAAACCATCTTTGGCACT AAAGCTGGCATGAACAGTTTCAGGGAGTTCCTCTGTGGCACACTTGGGATCTACTTGCTAGACTTCTGGATTGACTGTGAGGACTTCCTGGAGCATACCAGGCACCTGGAGGCCAGAGCTACACCACAGGAGACCCAGCTGTTCTATTTCAGCGCTCTCCG AAGCATTCAGGCCAAGTACAAGCTGACAGTGCCTCCTGCCTCTCAC GAGCCATTTGGAGAAgctgcaggcatccaggagacaGCTTTTGCTGCCATGAGCAGGAAAcagtatgctgctttgagacgcctgcgCTCCTACTGGGTCCCTCGGTTTCTCATCCATCATCAGAGGACAAGGCAGTTCAG GATGGGAGAAGATTCAGGTTCCCACATTGAGGAGGAGCCTAGCCCAAGTCCTAGCTTCCTGTCCTCTCCTAACATAGCAGCACCGTTTTCTGTTGTGGGTAGCCAAAAGGGCATGTTGAATTATATTAAAAGAAGCAAAGACTGGAGATGTGATCAG GTAtctaagaagaaaggaaaaagcaaATCTAGATCTACGAAACAGCATGACCTCCCACAGGATCCCTATGAAATGCTGACAATCAACCGGTTTCTCCAGGTATTGATGTGTGATCTGGGGGATGGCGACTGCTTTCTTCATTACTTGACTCG ATTTGAAGATCCTGATAAGGTCCATAATCTGTTGTTGTGGAGGAACTTGAAGTTATATGAGGCTGCATGTGAGCAACAGGCAAGCCAGTCTGAACTCCACCATATCGCCTGGCAGATATTTCATATCTTCCTGGCACCTCATGCTGGATGCAGTACAG GGCTTAACTCCTGTATGTCAGAATACATCCAGAATCTTGAGAGGCTGCTTTGCTTTGGCTGTGGAGACCTGACAGCTTCCACTTTTGAACTACTCTCTCACTATGCACTTGCTGTTTTGGGTGGAGTGTGGCTCCAGTACCTTCGTCACGAAGTAGCAACTTTCCTAGA GGATTGTGTACCAGCATCTTACTTTGATACCCAAAATAGTGGGAGCAAAAATGGTAGAGTAAAACTGGAGACAAATGACAG CACAAAGAAGAGGCCTAGTCGGGATGCTTGGGTTCATGATGTGGAAGGCAGAGGGATGCACAGGAAAAGGCACAGGAAGAAGGCAGCCCTCAAGCCTCAGCACACAGGTGGTACCGGCCAAGAGACCGAAGAaaagtccccaacccccagatcACAACAAGCAGGCAGTGCTGCTGACCATGAAACCAGAGAAAGGTCACCGACCCCTGAAAATGCACCAGATCTCCTTGGCAACATGGTTGTGTTAAAGGTTTATAAGAAGGCAGCTCAAAAAATGCAGGATTTGGAGCTGCAAAAGATCCTGAGGCTGTTGCAAGAAATAGAGGCTTGTTGGAGTGAACCACAGAGCAAGAAGGACCTGTCCTGTGTGCTGAAACTTCTAAATACTTGGGACCAGCTTGGGGGCACTGGATCAAGAGCTTGTTTCCCAGAAGACCTGAAGATGAGGCTCAAGGAAGAGCTGGCCCAGGGAGAAATAAGTGTCTGCAGCTGGAATGAAATCAGAAAGGCCATGCGTTCGTTTATTGCACCTGCTTTTGAGAAGTTTTGGGAAGAGGTGAGTGAGGGGCTGAAGAAGCATGGGGTACAACCCTGTCAACTTACAGAGGAACGCTGGTGTAAGCTGGAGCCATTTCTAAACATGATCGCTGCCAAAGTAGCTCTTAGGAGTTTAAAGAAGCAGAAAGCTAAGGATGGATCAGCAGCCACTGCTAAGCCTACTAAGGAAGACAAAGCCTCTTTTTGGCAGGCCCTGAGGTGCGCTGCAGAAGGTTGGCCCACCCTGGAGGTGCTCCACTTCCTCAAACATCTCCAGGTACATGGTCCTCCCGTGCTGGAGAATGGCCTGCATTTTCTTTTGGAGGTGGAGAAATTCAAGAACGCCCATCACGCCTGGCCTGACTTGGATCTACTGAAAAAAAAGGTCATGGTGATTCATGACTGCTTCCTTGCTTCTCAGATTGAACCCCGGCTGCAG GTTGCATTAGATGCTCAGAGGCTGAGGAGAGCCATCCAGGCAGCTGAGAAGGCCCGCCAGAAGGAGATTCCAGTGGCCCCGCCAAGCTTGTTTGACGAGCTGAAGAGTTCAGTCTGCAACATCTTGTTGCCCTATTGGGCTGCCTTCCAAAAGAACTGGGTCCAGCGCTCCCCCGCAAGTGCACAGAAAGCACCAG TGCTGAGAAATCAGCTGCTCCTTCAAAAGAGACGGGCCAAGTTCAACACCCCATGGAGGCCACCACAGTCTCTCCTGCTACCCCCATGCCAGCCTCCGGCGGGTGTCCAGAGGGCTCAGGACGGTTTTACCTACAGCTTCTCCATTAGCAGAGGCCTCATGCTGAAG gaTATCAACAAAGAAGGCATGAGCCAGAGTAAAACTAGTTCTTTGTTTGGAAACAGGAAGAGATCAACTGAATATCCATTCCCATCGCTTTCCAGTGTGCCAGCACTGATCtga
- the LOC143839761 gene encoding uncharacterized protein LOC143839761 isoform X2 — MHVAEERASSSPPGAGHEPLEELLTYDDLFLECFNAFLALPVFPLRLHYDRLTGWLQELDGFLLNSSSHLETGSRSLCYGATDAERERALDWLSRERFIQFKRTVFYLEYKLAKLLICPLDENYPESRYELGGYSRQSDSVAVSSLPSHPSTARQPTGIPSHVLLRLPSQTRSSPACLGRFTRFSGQIPIQISMEFPGILSLGQFPVTEHLSGLRFKSLLSDSSVERANGRLMSGFTTADEPVISPVPLSRATHNSLPDQEVTELQVDWSCEKKFSEPRKVLQFDLNNANNLEEGQLSYGLRSANLQQLKETIFGTKAGMNSFREFLCGTLGIYLLDFWIDCEDFLEHTRHLEARATPQETQLFYFSALRIQAKYKLTVPPASHEPFGEAAGIQETAFAAMSRKQYAALRRLRSYWVPRFLIHHQRTRQFRMGEDSGSHIEEEPSPSPSFLSSPNIAAPFSVVGSQKGMLNYIKRSKDWRCDQVSKKKGKSKSRSTKQHDLPQDPYEMLTINRFLQVLMCDLGDGDCFLHYLTRFEDPDKVHNLLLWRNLKLYEAACEQQASQSELHHIAWQIFHIFLAPHAGCSTGLNSCMSEYIQNLERLLCFGCGDLTASTFELLSHYALAVLGGVWLQYLRHEVATFLEDCVPASYFDTQNSGSKNGRVKLETNDSTKKRPSRDAWVHDVEGRGMHRKRHRKKAALKPQHTGGTGQETEEKSPTPRSQQAGSAADHETRERSPTPENAPDLLGNMVVLKVYKKAAQKMQDLELQKILRLLQEIEACWSEPQSKKDLSCVLKLLNTWDQLGGTGSRACFPEDLKMRLKEELAQGEISVCSWNEIRKAMRSFIAPAFEKFWEEVSEGLKKHGVQPCQLTEERWCKLEPFLNMIAAKVALRSLKKQKAKDGSAATAKPTKEDKASFWQALRCAAEGWPTLEVLHFLKHLQVHGPPVLENGLHFLLEVEKFKNAHHAWPDLDLLKKKVMVIHDCFLASQIEPRLQVALDAQRLRRAIQAAEKARQKEIPVAPPSLFDELKSSVCNILLPYWAAFQKNWVQRSPASAQKAPVLRNQLLLQKRRAKFNTPWRPPQSLLLPPCQPPAGVQRAQDGFTYSFSISRGLMLKDINKEGMSQSKTSSLFGNRKRSTEYPFPSLSSVPALI, encoded by the exons GGAATACAAACTGGCAAAGCTGCTGATATGTCCGCTGGATGAGAACTACCCAGAGAGCCGCTATGAACTTGGTGGCTACAGTCGCCAGTCTGACAGTGTGGCAGTCTCCAGTCTCCCCAGTCATCCATCAACAGCGAGACAGCCCACTGGCATCCCAAGTCACGTGCTACTAAGATTGCCTAGTCAAACTCGGAGCAGCCCAGCTTGCTTAG GCCGCTTCACAAGATTTTCTGGCCAAATTCCCATTCAGATCTCCATGGAGTTCCCCGGCATCTTGAGCTTGGGCCAGTTTCCAGTTACAGAACATTTGAGTGGGTTGCGGTTCAAGAGTCTGCTGTCTGACTCCAGTGTCGAAAGGGCAAACG GAAGGCTCATGAGTGGCTTTACTACTGCCGATGAACCAGTGATCTCTCCAGTTCCGCTGAGCAGAGCTACTCATAACTCCTTACCTGATCAAGAGGTCACTGAGCTTCAAGTGGATTG GAGCTGTGAGAAGAAATTCTCGGAACCCAGAAAGGTTTTACAGTTTGACCTGAATAATGCAAATAACCTTGAGGAAGGGCAATTGTCTTATGGCCTTAGAAGTGCTAATCTGCAGCAGCTGAAAGAAACCATCTTTGGCACT AAAGCTGGCATGAACAGTTTCAGGGAGTTCCTCTGTGGCACACTTGGGATCTACTTGCTAGACTTCTGGATTGACTGTGAGGACTTCCTGGAGCATACCAGGCACCTGGAGGCCAGAGCTACACCACAGGAGACCCAGCTGTTCTATTTCAGCGCTCTCCG CATTCAGGCCAAGTACAAGCTGACAGTGCCTCCTGCCTCTCAC GAGCCATTTGGAGAAgctgcaggcatccaggagacaGCTTTTGCTGCCATGAGCAGGAAAcagtatgctgctttgagacgcctgcgCTCCTACTGGGTCCCTCGGTTTCTCATCCATCATCAGAGGACAAGGCAGTTCAG GATGGGAGAAGATTCAGGTTCCCACATTGAGGAGGAGCCTAGCCCAAGTCCTAGCTTCCTGTCCTCTCCTAACATAGCAGCACCGTTTTCTGTTGTGGGTAGCCAAAAGGGCATGTTGAATTATATTAAAAGAAGCAAAGACTGGAGATGTGATCAG GTAtctaagaagaaaggaaaaagcaaATCTAGATCTACGAAACAGCATGACCTCCCACAGGATCCCTATGAAATGCTGACAATCAACCGGTTTCTCCAGGTATTGATGTGTGATCTGGGGGATGGCGACTGCTTTCTTCATTACTTGACTCG ATTTGAAGATCCTGATAAGGTCCATAATCTGTTGTTGTGGAGGAACTTGAAGTTATATGAGGCTGCATGTGAGCAACAGGCAAGCCAGTCTGAACTCCACCATATCGCCTGGCAGATATTTCATATCTTCCTGGCACCTCATGCTGGATGCAGTACAG GGCTTAACTCCTGTATGTCAGAATACATCCAGAATCTTGAGAGGCTGCTTTGCTTTGGCTGTGGAGACCTGACAGCTTCCACTTTTGAACTACTCTCTCACTATGCACTTGCTGTTTTGGGTGGAGTGTGGCTCCAGTACCTTCGTCACGAAGTAGCAACTTTCCTAGA GGATTGTGTACCAGCATCTTACTTTGATACCCAAAATAGTGGGAGCAAAAATGGTAGAGTAAAACTGGAGACAAATGACAG CACAAAGAAGAGGCCTAGTCGGGATGCTTGGGTTCATGATGTGGAAGGCAGAGGGATGCACAGGAAAAGGCACAGGAAGAAGGCAGCCCTCAAGCCTCAGCACACAGGTGGTACCGGCCAAGAGACCGAAGAaaagtccccaacccccagatcACAACAAGCAGGCAGTGCTGCTGACCATGAAACCAGAGAAAGGTCACCGACCCCTGAAAATGCACCAGATCTCCTTGGCAACATGGTTGTGTTAAAGGTTTATAAGAAGGCAGCTCAAAAAATGCAGGATTTGGAGCTGCAAAAGATCCTGAGGCTGTTGCAAGAAATAGAGGCTTGTTGGAGTGAACCACAGAGCAAGAAGGACCTGTCCTGTGTGCTGAAACTTCTAAATACTTGGGACCAGCTTGGGGGCACTGGATCAAGAGCTTGTTTCCCAGAAGACCTGAAGATGAGGCTCAAGGAAGAGCTGGCCCAGGGAGAAATAAGTGTCTGCAGCTGGAATGAAATCAGAAAGGCCATGCGTTCGTTTATTGCACCTGCTTTTGAGAAGTTTTGGGAAGAGGTGAGTGAGGGGCTGAAGAAGCATGGGGTACAACCCTGTCAACTTACAGAGGAACGCTGGTGTAAGCTGGAGCCATTTCTAAACATGATCGCTGCCAAAGTAGCTCTTAGGAGTTTAAAGAAGCAGAAAGCTAAGGATGGATCAGCAGCCACTGCTAAGCCTACTAAGGAAGACAAAGCCTCTTTTTGGCAGGCCCTGAGGTGCGCTGCAGAAGGTTGGCCCACCCTGGAGGTGCTCCACTTCCTCAAACATCTCCAGGTACATGGTCCTCCCGTGCTGGAGAATGGCCTGCATTTTCTTTTGGAGGTGGAGAAATTCAAGAACGCCCATCACGCCTGGCCTGACTTGGATCTACTGAAAAAAAAGGTCATGGTGATTCATGACTGCTTCCTTGCTTCTCAGATTGAACCCCGGCTGCAG GTTGCATTAGATGCTCAGAGGCTGAGGAGAGCCATCCAGGCAGCTGAGAAGGCCCGCCAGAAGGAGATTCCAGTGGCCCCGCCAAGCTTGTTTGACGAGCTGAAGAGTTCAGTCTGCAACATCTTGTTGCCCTATTGGGCTGCCTTCCAAAAGAACTGGGTCCAGCGCTCCCCCGCAAGTGCACAGAAAGCACCAG TGCTGAGAAATCAGCTGCTCCTTCAAAAGAGACGGGCCAAGTTCAACACCCCATGGAGGCCACCACAGTCTCTCCTGCTACCCCCATGCCAGCCTCCGGCGGGTGTCCAGAGGGCTCAGGACGGTTTTACCTACAGCTTCTCCATTAGCAGAGGCCTCATGCTGAAG gaTATCAACAAAGAAGGCATGAGCCAGAGTAAAACTAGTTCTTTGTTTGGAAACAGGAAGAGATCAACTGAATATCCATTCCCATCGCTTTCCAGTGTGCCAGCACTGATCtga